In one Pseudarthrobacter oxydans genomic region, the following are encoded:
- a CDS encoding aldose 1-epimerase family protein → MPSTEHSIASGPYAAVVTARGGALRELQHNGRDLVVGFGPDGRVPDYRGVICVPWPNRLADGRYAYAGTDYQAPVNEPERGSALHGLATEQIWAVREVAEDRVVLVCTIGAGPHYPSDLEVSVSYSLGPGGLRSTVSAVNAGSASAPYGVCPHPYLVAGPGTLDEWTLEVPAREFLDVTPDRLLPIGMKTVEEGGFDFRSPRRLGPVRIDHAFTGITRDAAGLARVRVKDRAGTGVELEWGAEWPWVQIHTADKPVGPDRLGLAVEPMTCPPDAFNSGADLLHLKPGETHSASWTIRALA, encoded by the coding sequence ATGCCATCCACGGAACACAGCATTGCCAGTGGCCCCTACGCCGCCGTGGTCACAGCCCGCGGGGGCGCCCTCCGGGAACTGCAGCACAACGGCCGGGACCTGGTGGTTGGCTTTGGTCCGGATGGCCGGGTTCCTGACTATCGCGGGGTTATCTGCGTCCCATGGCCGAACCGCCTGGCGGACGGCAGATATGCCTACGCCGGAACCGATTACCAGGCTCCCGTCAACGAGCCCGAGCGGGGTTCGGCGCTCCACGGCCTTGCCACGGAGCAGATCTGGGCGGTGCGGGAGGTGGCTGAGGACCGCGTGGTGCTGGTGTGCACGATCGGCGCAGGCCCGCACTACCCATCGGATCTCGAGGTGTCCGTTTCCTACTCGCTGGGTCCTGGCGGATTACGCAGCACGGTGAGTGCTGTGAACGCCGGGTCCGCCAGCGCCCCTTACGGCGTGTGCCCCCACCCCTACCTGGTGGCCGGCCCGGGAACGCTGGACGAATGGACGCTGGAAGTGCCGGCGCGCGAATTCCTCGACGTGACGCCGGACCGGCTGCTTCCCATCGGCATGAAGACCGTGGAGGAAGGCGGCTTCGACTTCCGCAGTCCCCGTCGGCTGGGGCCGGTAAGGATTGACCATGCCTTCACTGGAATTACCCGCGACGCCGCCGGGCTGGCCCGGGTCCGCGTAAAGGATCGGGCGGGAACAGGCGTGGAACTGGAATGGGGCGCGGAGTGGCCCTGGGTCCAGATCCACACTGCAGACAAGCCGGTTGGCCCGGACAGGCTGGGGCTGGCGGTTGAACCCATGACCTGCCCGCCTGACGCCTTCAACTCGGGGGCGGACCTTCTTCACCTCAAACCGGGGGAGACGCACTCAGCGTCCTGGACCATCCGGGCCCTGGCCTAG
- a CDS encoding TspO/MBR family protein — translation MPANIDPPSGYGAAQPQGSARGRQAVALAGFLALSAAAWALASVPIILNSGGWFAGSVKAPWMPPGWMFRSMWMLLYAGVAVAAWLVWRKGELRGGALAGYLVQLVLNAAWPLAFFGLFPVFGAAALWAAFLVIAGLAASLAFLVVRFGPVSPAAGLLMLPYFSWVVFSASLNLYSAIHN, via the coding sequence GTGCCCGCAAATATTGACCCGCCCTCCGGCTATGGAGCCGCCCAACCGCAGGGTTCCGCCCGCGGACGGCAGGCTGTTGCCCTGGCCGGGTTCCTTGCGCTCTCCGCTGCAGCCTGGGCCTTGGCGTCGGTCCCCATCATCCTGAATTCCGGCGGCTGGTTCGCGGGGTCGGTCAAGGCTCCCTGGATGCCGCCGGGCTGGATGTTCAGGAGCATGTGGATGCTGCTCTACGCGGGGGTGGCGGTTGCCGCCTGGCTCGTCTGGCGGAAAGGGGAGCTGAGGGGAGGCGCCCTGGCCGGGTACCTTGTCCAGCTGGTGCTCAACGCCGCGTGGCCGCTGGCCTTCTTCGGGCTCTTTCCGGTATTTGGAGCCGCTGCACTCTGGGCTGCTTTCCTGGTGATTGCCGGGCTGGCGGCGTCCCTCGCCTTCCTCGTTGTGCGGTTCGGTCCGGTGAGCCCGGCTGCCGGCCTCCTGATGCTGCCCTATTTTTCGTGGGTTGTGTTTTCGGCCAGCCTCAATCTCTATTCGGCCATCCACAACTGA
- the mptB gene encoding polyprenol phosphomannose-dependent alpha 1,6 mannosyltransferase MptB has product MTAPVPAAGEVAPAATVAAGGAEVDNPRSPLLAGFVGSMFMLIGSLGVGWLAPVSELRRMPLFIWMRAEAVGVALSIVLLAIGGMLLVRAWLRLGQRVRVWGRQARKATLMAVVAWGLPMMFSVPLFSRDVYAYIGQGRLMVEGFNPYENGISALSNYFQLGADKMWTEAPVPYGQLFLWIEQFVVWSTNVQPEASVMLFRLVALAGVILCVIYVPRLAELHGINPHRALWLTAANPLFLTNFIASVHNDALMIGLALAGLYYSATHRVVRGIVLVTLSVAVKPITIVFLPFIGLLWAGRDAGWLRKFVFWGLTAALSLGILALMSLVNGFGFGWVNGLSAPGSISIWYAPVGLIGMVVASLANSFGLDGATLAGFVYNVGKLVAVGIVAWQIFRGDYDRLMRRLTLALAAIVLLSPIIQAWYVVWLIPLFAVTGIRNDWQVKALYFVVSFFMIYAISDQLEVFPYLQTEDLGFALALARVAAAVTGLLFGLYLVFWDPRTRRLFRKTHEAVVERPII; this is encoded by the coding sequence ATGACGGCGCCTGTGCCTGCGGCGGGGGAGGTGGCGCCCGCCGCCACTGTCGCAGCGGGCGGCGCGGAAGTGGATAATCCCCGGTCCCCGCTCCTTGCCGGCTTCGTGGGCTCCATGTTCATGCTTATCGGATCCTTGGGCGTGGGCTGGCTGGCCCCGGTCTCCGAACTCCGCCGGATGCCGCTGTTCATTTGGATGCGTGCCGAAGCAGTTGGCGTTGCCCTCTCGATTGTCCTGCTGGCCATAGGAGGCATGCTCCTGGTCCGTGCCTGGCTCAGGCTGGGGCAGCGGGTCAGGGTGTGGGGCAGGCAGGCCCGTAAAGCTACGCTGATGGCCGTTGTGGCATGGGGCCTGCCCATGATGTTCAGCGTGCCGCTCTTCAGCCGCGACGTCTACGCCTACATTGGCCAGGGCCGGCTGATGGTTGAAGGGTTCAACCCCTACGAGAACGGCATCTCGGCTCTGTCCAACTACTTCCAGCTGGGCGCGGACAAAATGTGGACGGAAGCCCCCGTTCCCTATGGCCAGCTGTTCCTGTGGATTGAACAGTTCGTTGTGTGGTCCACGAACGTCCAGCCGGAGGCAAGCGTGATGCTGTTCCGGCTGGTTGCCTTGGCCGGAGTCATCCTCTGCGTGATCTATGTTCCGCGGCTCGCCGAGCTGCACGGCATCAATCCGCACCGGGCCCTCTGGCTCACCGCTGCGAACCCGCTGTTCCTGACGAACTTCATCGCCAGCGTCCACAATGACGCACTGATGATCGGTCTGGCGCTGGCCGGACTCTACTACTCCGCGACGCACCGGGTGGTCCGCGGCATTGTGCTGGTAACCCTTTCCGTTGCGGTGAAGCCCATCACCATCGTCTTCCTGCCGTTCATCGGGCTCCTTTGGGCGGGCAGGGACGCGGGCTGGCTCCGCAAATTCGTGTTCTGGGGCCTGACCGCTGCATTGAGCCTCGGCATCCTGGCCTTGATGAGCCTGGTCAATGGTTTCGGCTTCGGCTGGGTCAATGGGCTCTCTGCCCCCGGAAGCATCTCCATCTGGTACGCGCCCGTGGGGCTCATCGGAATGGTGGTTGCCTCCCTGGCCAATTCGTTTGGACTCGACGGCGCCACCTTGGCCGGCTTTGTCTATAACGTGGGCAAGCTTGTTGCCGTGGGCATTGTCGCCTGGCAGATCTTCCGCGGTGACTACGACCGGCTGATGCGCCGCCTCACCCTCGCTCTGGCCGCGATTGTCCTCCTGTCTCCAATCATCCAAGCCTGGTACGTCGTATGGCTGATACCGCTCTTTGCAGTCACCGGGATCAGGAATGACTGGCAGGTCAAGGCGCTCTACTTCGTTGTCTCCTTCTTCATGATCTATGCCATTTCAGACCAGCTGGAAGTCTTCCCGTACCTTCAGACCGAGGACCTCGGCTTCGCACTGGCCCTCGCCCGAGTGGCCGCCGCGGTGACCGGCCTGCTCTTTGGCCTGTACCTGGTTTTCTGGGACCCCCGCACCCGCCGGCTGTTCCGCAAAACGCACGAGGCCGTCGTCGAACGCCCCATCATCTAG
- a CDS encoding HNH endonuclease family protein translates to MTVSWSAYRRARRRSRQAWGILAVAAVGALAALSWFFTAGQFALAEPAASGPTEAPVFDPAWMKPVVPVHPVPSGTAVTALERLPVKGRAAKDKYDREAFGQAWLDVDRNGCDTRNDMLRRDLTAVVFMEGSTCRVAGGSFREPYTGQPLDFRRGSDSSRAVQIDHVVALGDAWQKGAQGLTAKQRQSLANDPLNLIAADGPANVQKGAGDAATWLPKNKSFRCHYVARQISVKAAYGLWVTEAEKGAMKRVLGSCPDQPTIAAK, encoded by the coding sequence ATGACTGTGAGCTGGTCCGCCTACCGGCGAGCCCGCCGTCGCTCGCGGCAGGCGTGGGGCATCCTGGCAGTGGCCGCCGTCGGTGCGCTGGCGGCACTGTCCTGGTTCTTTACTGCCGGCCAGTTTGCCTTGGCGGAGCCCGCGGCCTCCGGCCCCACCGAAGCCCCAGTGTTCGACCCTGCCTGGATGAAGCCCGTTGTGCCGGTGCACCCCGTGCCCTCCGGTACTGCCGTCACCGCGCTGGAACGGCTTCCCGTCAAGGGCCGGGCCGCGAAGGACAAGTACGACCGCGAAGCGTTCGGCCAGGCGTGGCTGGACGTGGACCGGAACGGGTGCGACACCCGCAACGACATGCTCAGGCGTGACCTTACCGCCGTGGTGTTCATGGAAGGTTCCACGTGCCGGGTGGCAGGGGGCTCCTTCCGCGAGCCCTATACCGGGCAGCCCTTGGACTTCCGGCGGGGCTCCGACAGCAGCCGGGCAGTCCAAATAGACCACGTCGTGGCCTTGGGTGACGCGTGGCAGAAGGGTGCCCAGGGATTGACAGCCAAGCAGCGCCAGAGCCTGGCCAACGATCCGCTGAACCTGATCGCGGCGGACGGCCCGGCAAACGTGCAGAAGGGTGCCGGCGATGCCGCAACCTGGCTTCCCAAGAATAAATCCTTCCGCTGCCACTATGTGGCCCGCCAAATATCGGTCAAGGCAGCCTACGGACTATGGGTCACCGAGGCGGAGAAGGGCGCCATGAAGCGCGTGCTGGGGTCCTGCCCGGACCAGCCCACCATTGCGGCGAAGTGA
- a CDS encoding alpha/beta hydrolase translates to MVSVLTAVPARAGADGAGGPGPAVLVLPGGGYGRQADHEAEPVAEWLAALGIHAFVLRYRVAPDRHPAPLEDAKDAMLHIRGGSHGLAVDPQRVGVLGFSAGGHLAATLSTAVATGCERFDVPGAVPDLTVLCYPVVSYTTSVHQGSVDNLLGGAPSSDVLEELSAERQVTAATPPAFIWHTADDDAVHVSHSLGYAGALMGAGVPAELHVFPHGRHGLGLAAEEPGPDQWTRLCAAWLARAGWTSPCCGPAVRTRPGPGWSRTLSASPPV, encoded by the coding sequence ATGGTGTCCGTGCTAACCGCTGTTCCTGCACGTGCCGGCGCGGACGGTGCCGGAGGCCCGGGGCCCGCCGTCCTGGTCCTGCCCGGCGGCGGCTACGGCCGCCAGGCGGACCACGAAGCGGAGCCGGTGGCCGAATGGCTCGCCGCGCTCGGCATCCACGCCTTCGTGCTGAGATACCGCGTGGCCCCGGACCGGCATCCGGCCCCGCTGGAGGACGCCAAGGACGCCATGCTGCATATCCGTGGCGGGTCCCATGGTTTGGCCGTCGATCCGCAGCGGGTCGGCGTCCTCGGATTTTCGGCCGGTGGACACCTGGCCGCCACGCTCTCTACCGCCGTGGCAACGGGCTGCGAGCGCTTCGACGTTCCCGGCGCGGTCCCGGACCTCACCGTGTTGTGCTACCCCGTGGTGTCCTACACCACGTCAGTGCACCAGGGTTCGGTCGACAACCTCCTTGGCGGCGCGCCGTCGTCGGACGTCCTTGAGGAACTTTCCGCGGAACGGCAGGTGACTGCCGCCACCCCTCCCGCATTCATCTGGCACACCGCGGATGACGACGCCGTCCACGTCAGCCACAGCCTGGGCTACGCCGGGGCGCTTATGGGCGCAGGCGTGCCTGCCGAACTGCATGTCTTTCCCCATGGCCGCCACGGATTGGGCCTCGCCGCGGAGGAGCCGGGGCCGGACCAGTGGACGCGGCTGTGCGCAGCCTGGCTCGCGCGAGCCGGCTGGACCTCCCCGTGTTGCGGGCCGGCAGTCCGGACTAGGCCAGGGCCCGGATGGTCCAGGACGCTGAGTGCGTCTCCCCCGGTTTGA
- the def gene encoding peptide deformylase translates to MTVLPITIWGEPVLHRRASEVEVFDDELRTLIADMFETNDAANGVGLAAPQIGVGKRIFVYKYANDDGAPPTGVLVNPVLTLSKISGAVPDPDEEEEGCLSFPGGQYPLKRAEWARVEGFDGFGQPVRFEATGWFARVIQHEYDHLDGKLYVNRLIDRYARKAMKQAKKSGWGVPGLTWMPGVDPDPFGH, encoded by the coding sequence ATGACCGTTCTGCCAATCACCATCTGGGGAGAACCCGTACTGCACCGCCGGGCTTCCGAGGTGGAAGTGTTCGACGACGAGCTGCGGACTTTGATAGCGGACATGTTTGAAACGAACGACGCCGCCAACGGCGTGGGTCTCGCGGCACCGCAGATAGGCGTGGGCAAGAGGATCTTTGTCTACAAATACGCCAACGACGACGGCGCTCCGCCCACGGGCGTACTGGTCAACCCGGTGCTGACCCTGTCAAAGATTTCCGGCGCGGTACCGGACCCGGACGAGGAAGAAGAAGGCTGCCTGTCCTTCCCCGGCGGGCAGTATCCCCTGAAGCGCGCCGAGTGGGCACGTGTTGAAGGGTTTGACGGCTTTGGACAGCCGGTCAGGTTCGAAGCCACCGGCTGGTTTGCCAGGGTCATCCAGCACGAATATGACCACCTGGACGGAAAACTGTACGTCAACCGGCTGATTGACCGCTATGCGCGCAAAGCCATGAAACAGGCCAAGAAGAGCGGCTGGGGCGTTCCCGGACTGACCTGGATGCCGGGCGTCGACCCGGACCCGTTCGGCCACTAG
- the orn gene encoding oligoribonuclease, which yields MTGLDIKNDALIEVAALVTDSELNILGDGVDVVIKPDDAAVAQMNDFVRDMHTKSGLLKELPNGKTMAEAEAAVMEYITTWVPDPRKAPLGGNSVGTDRVFLSRDMPAVVEHLHYRVIDVSTIKELSRRWFARAYFQSPAKKGGHRALGDIKDSIDELRYYREAVFVPAPGPDSATALQIARRVTSAGDAGQQEG from the coding sequence ATGACCGGCCTGGACATCAAGAACGACGCCCTGATCGAGGTGGCCGCCCTGGTCACCGACTCCGAACTGAACATCCTCGGCGACGGCGTCGACGTGGTCATCAAACCGGATGATGCCGCGGTGGCCCAGATGAACGATTTCGTCCGCGACATGCACACCAAATCGGGGCTCCTCAAGGAACTGCCGAACGGCAAGACGATGGCCGAAGCGGAAGCCGCCGTCATGGAATACATCACCACATGGGTGCCGGACCCGCGCAAGGCGCCGCTGGGCGGTAATTCCGTGGGGACGGACCGGGTGTTCCTGTCCCGGGACATGCCCGCAGTGGTTGAACACCTGCACTACCGGGTGATCGACGTCAGCACCATCAAGGAACTCTCGCGCCGCTGGTTCGCGAGGGCGTACTTCCAGTCTCCGGCCAAAAAGGGCGGACACCGCGCACTGGGGGACATCAAGGACTCCATCGACGAGCTCCGTTATTACCGGGAGGCCGTGTTCGTGCCTGCACCGGGACCGGACAGTGCCACTGCCCTGCAGATTGCCCGCCGCGTCACATCCGCCGGGGACGCCGGGCAGCAGGAAGGGTAA
- a CDS encoding DNA alkylation repair protein, whose product MAEADALNSEVLSAVRRALRERADPVRGAGAQAYMKSAMPCLGVRVPEVRRIAAEAAGGTPFASAGQLRATVLELWRNAAAREERYAAIDLTAEPLAAGDMLMLPVYEEMIRSGAWWDFVDPVAARLCGLLQANREQMSEVLLGWSTDPDSWIRRAAILSQLKAKAATDTVLLAQVLATNMADPEFFIRKAIGWALREYSKTAPEWVAAFVAEHEAALSPLSRREALRRLPAPAPDA is encoded by the coding sequence ATGGCCGAAGCGGATGCGCTGAACAGCGAGGTGCTTTCTGCCGTCCGCCGTGCGCTGCGTGAACGGGCAGATCCGGTACGGGGTGCCGGGGCGCAGGCCTACATGAAGTCCGCCATGCCCTGCCTCGGTGTGCGCGTCCCCGAAGTCCGCCGGATCGCTGCCGAAGCTGCCGGCGGCACTCCCTTCGCGTCGGCCGGCCAGCTGCGCGCCACTGTCCTTGAGCTTTGGCGGAACGCCGCCGCCCGCGAGGAACGGTATGCAGCCATCGACCTGACCGCTGAACCGCTGGCGGCGGGTGACATGCTGATGCTGCCCGTGTACGAGGAAATGATTCGCAGCGGCGCGTGGTGGGACTTCGTGGACCCGGTAGCGGCGCGCCTGTGCGGCCTGCTGCAAGCCAACCGTGAGCAGATGTCAGAAGTCCTGCTCGGCTGGAGCACCGACCCGGACTCATGGATAAGGAGGGCTGCCATCCTCTCTCAGCTTAAGGCGAAGGCAGCCACTGACACCGTGCTCCTGGCCCAGGTCCTGGCAACAAACATGGCAGACCCGGAGTTCTTCATCCGGAAAGCGATCGGATGGGCCCTGCGCGAGTATTCAAAGACGGCGCCGGAGTGGGTGGCGGCCTTCGTGGCAGAACATGAGGCAGCCCTCAGTCCGTTGTCCCGTAGGGAAGCGCTCCGGCGCCTCCCTGCCCCCGCACCTGACGCATAA
- a CDS encoding glyceraldehyde-3-phosphate dehydrogenase, whose translation MGREALAEAMIPVIGRLYRENNVVTSIHGRSLINKSTMNILKAHRFARRMSKDELLLEETAPLLNTLAGLELGAAAIDIARLNQKFKEEGSGATLEEFLRAELADVVGKRGGDDRTSTDVVLYGFGRIGRLLARLLIEKAGGGHGLRLRAIVVRKGADNDLSKRASLLRRDSVHGSFEGTIRIDEEANTITANGVQVQVIYSDNPATIDYTAFGINNALVVDNTGRWRDREGLSQHLQSKGVARVLLTAPGKGDLKNIVHGINHGTIEDTDQIVSAASCTTNAITPVLKAVNDKFGVVHGHVETVHSFTNDQNLIDNFHKGDRRGRSAALNMVITETGAAKAVAKALPELLGKLTGSSIRVPTPDVSLAILNLRLENGTTKDEINNYLREMSLHSDLRKQIDYIDSPEVVSTDFVGSRRAGIVDGLATVSTDKNVVLYVWYDNEFGYSCQVVRVMEEMAGVNPPSFPAKESAAALAAIAV comes from the coding sequence ATGGGCCGGGAGGCCCTCGCCGAGGCCATGATTCCGGTGATCGGCCGGCTGTACCGCGAAAACAACGTGGTCACCAGCATCCATGGCCGGAGTTTGATCAACAAGTCCACCATGAACATCCTCAAGGCGCACCGTTTTGCACGCCGGATGAGCAAGGACGAGCTGCTCCTGGAGGAGACCGCGCCGCTGCTGAACACCCTGGCCGGCCTGGAGCTCGGTGCTGCTGCGATCGACATCGCACGGTTGAACCAGAAGTTCAAGGAAGAGGGCAGCGGCGCCACGCTGGAAGAATTCCTCCGCGCGGAACTTGCCGACGTTGTGGGCAAGCGCGGCGGCGACGACCGCACCAGCACCGACGTGGTGCTTTACGGCTTTGGCCGGATCGGCCGGCTTCTGGCCCGCCTCCTCATCGAAAAGGCCGGCGGCGGCCATGGCCTCCGCCTGCGCGCCATCGTGGTCCGCAAGGGCGCTGACAACGATCTCTCCAAGCGTGCCAGCCTCCTGCGCCGCGACTCCGTCCACGGGTCCTTCGAAGGGACCATCAGGATCGACGAGGAAGCCAACACCATCACGGCCAACGGCGTGCAGGTACAGGTCATCTACTCGGACAACCCTGCCACCATCGACTACACCGCCTTCGGCATCAACAATGCCCTGGTGGTGGACAACACCGGCCGCTGGCGTGACCGGGAAGGGCTGTCCCAGCACCTGCAGAGCAAGGGCGTGGCACGGGTTCTCCTGACCGCGCCGGGCAAGGGCGACCTGAAGAACATCGTCCACGGCATCAACCACGGCACCATAGAGGACACTGACCAGATCGTGTCCGCCGCGTCCTGCACCACCAACGCCATCACGCCGGTGCTGAAGGCCGTCAACGACAAGTTCGGCGTCGTGCACGGCCATGTGGAGACGGTGCACTCCTTCACCAACGACCAGAACCTGATCGACAACTTCCATAAGGGTGACCGACGCGGCCGCTCCGCCGCACTGAACATGGTCATCACGGAGACCGGTGCCGCCAAAGCCGTGGCCAAGGCACTGCCTGAGCTGCTCGGGAAGCTCACAGGCAGCTCCATCCGGGTCCCCACCCCTGACGTCTCCCTGGCGATCCTGAACCTCCGCCTGGAGAACGGGACCACCAAGGACGAGATCAACAACTACCTCCGCGAGATGTCCCTGCACTCGGACCTGCGGAAGCAGATCGACTACATCGACTCACCCGAAGTTGTCTCCACTGACTTCGTCGGTTCCCGCCGCGCGGGCATCGTGGACGGCCTGGCCACTGTGTCCACAGACAAAAACGTCGTCCTCTACGTCTGGTACGACAACGAGTTCGGCTACAGCTGCCAGGTGGTCCGCGTGATGGAGGAAATGGCAGGGGTCAACCCGCCGTCCTTCCCCGCAAAGGAATCCGCCGCGGCCCTCGCAGCGATCGCCGTTTAG